A portion of the Homo sapiens chromosome 16, GRCh38.p14 Primary Assembly genome contains these proteins:
- the DEXI gene encoding dexamethasone-induced protein: MLGARVAAHLDALGPLVPYVPPPLLPSMFYVGLFFVNVLILYYAFLMEYIVLNVGLVFLPEDMDQALVDLGVLSDPGSGLYDADSELDVFDAYLE; encoded by the coding sequence ATGCTCGGCGCCCGGGTCGCGGCCCACCTGGACGCACTGGGCCCCCTGGTCCCCTACgtgccgccgccgctgctgcccTCTATGTTCTACGTGGGCCTGTTCTTCGTCAATGTGCTGATCCTGTACTACGCCTTCCTCATGGAGTACATCGTCCTCAACGTGGGCCTCGTCTTCCTGCCCGAGGACATGGACCAGGCGCTCGTGGACCTCGGCGTGCTCTCCGACCCCGGCTCGGGCCTTTACGATGCTGACTCGGAGCTCGACGTCTTTGATGCGTACTTGGAGTAG